The genomic interval TGTTAAGTTTTTCTCGATGTCATATATGACTTGCAGCTCTAGGATTGGTCTAGAGCAATCTTAGAATATTACTGATGAATTGGAAAATGATAATAGTAATGACAAGAGGGAGGTTGCGTGATGAAAGATAATGATGAACAAACTAGCGAGGGATTAAATCAACTATTTGAAATCATTAATGCAAAAGGGGATACAGGGGAATTGAATCAAATAGTAGAAAGGTCCAATACGGATTCCGATAAGGAAAAGGGACCTGAGAAATCTTAACAATAGCTCGACAGTTAATCCCCAACTAAAAAAGCTGACAATCGCTATACAAATGATTGTCAGCTTACTGGTTATTTGGTTAAAGCACGCTGTTTATCCAGCTCCAGTTGCTTAGGGAAGGATAGATGTTGAGGCAGTGTAATGGATGCGAAGCTGGCAATAATCCCAAGCAGTCCAGCAATGCCAAATGAAAATAAATGAGTACCGAACACTTCATATCCCCAGCCGCCAAGGAATGAACCTAATGCTGCTCCAATTTGATGTCCGATAAAAAAAGCCCAACCATTTAAGATTCCAAGTAAACGAACTCCATATAAATCACTTAAAATGGCTGTCGACATGGCAATGGACCCCGCCCATACTAATCCGCCAGTAATGGCGACAAAAAAGAGCTGCCAGTTTGTAGCTGCCAAAACTAAACCGAGGAACCCTAGTCCACGCACAAAATAGACTAAAAACAAAATGTTTTTCCGAGGGAAACGGTCAGCAAGCTGTGCTAAAAATAGGGAACTGAATATTGCGACAATTCCAATCATCCCAACACCAAATGAAGCAACCATTGGTTCATAATGATGATCCATCAACATAGGAACTCCGTGGGAACCTAAGAGATTCATTCCGAATCCACAGGCGAATAATCCGAGTGCGATTTGCCAATAAGCCCGTGTCTTCACCGCATCTTTCCATGTAATATTTGGAGGGCCTCCTGCCTTCCTTTATTACCGGCAGCTCCTGCACCATCCGCCTCTTTAGGAACATCTTCTCGCATAATAAAGATTGCTGAAGGAAGAACGATACAAATGAACACTCCACCTAATATAAGGAGAGTTTGCTGCCAGCCGACAAGGTGGATTAACCACGTTTCAACAGGGGTCATAATCGCGATGCCAGCCATTCCGCCTGTCGTTAAATAAAAAAGCGCTTTCCCCCTTTGGCGAACAAACCACTTACTGACGATAGGCGATAAGGATATATTGCTTAAAAAAGCAAGCCCAAGTGAGAGGAAAACACCAAAAGAAAGCAGAAAAGAGACGCTCCCTGTTGAATTAACCGTCCACACAATGGATAAACATACGACGGTTAATCCTGTTAACATTACGAAACGGGTACTAAAGGTTTTCAAAAGCATTCCTGCTAGGGGCATCCCGATTCCATAAACAATCATTCCAATGGCAACAATGATGGAAAGAGTGGTTCGAGATAACCCTAAATCAACCATAACTGGCTCCATAAAAGGTCCAATTCCCATCCGCATTCCCATCGTCAGCAAAACAATGACTGAAGCAGATAAAACAATATACCAACCATAATAGGGACGTGTGCTGTTATCCATGTTGCATACGTCCATCTTGCTGGCTAGAGAAAGTGAATAATGCATGCGTTTTCATCATTTCGAATAGCCTCCTGTATTTGAAATAGTAATTTCCATAATAAGTATAAACTATATTTGTGTTTTTAAGATAATAAAAGGCTTGTCGCTTATCCGATTTGTTACATGCTATTTTGCTTAGAACGTACTGAAAAGCGCCCTAAATAAATTTTAACGGCTCAGTTTTGAATTACAAAAACACATTCACCAGCAGTTTAGCAGGTGAATCACCACGCTTTTGTTAGATTATAAATCCGCTGTATACCATTCCAATATTAATTACAATATGAAAAACAATACTAGGATAGATGCTGTTTGTTTTAAGTGTAATTAATGCGTATATTACCCCTGCAACTGAAATCAACAAACTGAGAAAAATAGAAAAACCAATTGCGAGATGAAGAAGTCCGAAGCCAACGCTTGTCACGATAATAGCATATCCTGTGGATGTGAATTCCTTAAGAGCAGAAAGCAGTATCCCTCTCCAAATAACTTCTTCAAAAACTGCATTAATTAGTGAAAAAAATAAACAAAACAATAATAGTGATTGGATATACTCTACATCTTTTTGAACAATAAAAAACAAATATATAATTGCATTAATGACTATTCCAATCATCCAAAACCAAAATGTATTAATTTTATGAAAAGGTAAGACGATAGGGTTTTTCCAATCAGGTTTTTTATTGTACCAAAAAACCTTCTTATTAAAGAAAAGATAGTTGAAAACAAGTCCTATAATGATAAAAACAAGAGAGAGACGATTAAGAATAATTTTTATTTCCTTTGAAATGGTCATCGTTCCAATGAGATTGTTAGAAACCATAAATATCACAAAACCAATTAGAAACGATAACAGCAACGATGTAATGAATCGCTTTTCTTTATTGAGAAATAACAAAATTGCTAATCCCATAAATACAAAAGAAGAAAAAACTCCTTGTTGATAGGAAATAGAAGTAATCCCTAAAAAAAACAAAGCCGCAATAACAATTAGCATAAAAAATTCCTCCTTTCCACGTTAATCACTAAACAACCTTCCTATTATATTAATTCGCTATAAATCCTAACAGCCATATTCAATATACTAGCTAGTTGAATAATTTCCCTTTTTTGATATTAACATAAATATCCAAACAACCTTCTTTTTAAATTTGGAAGTTATAATGCAATTAGCCCCCGTTTTAACATACAAATTCATACACTGACAATAACTTTTGTCACCTTGCTAACATATGTGCGTATTGGGTTTCTATTTTGTCTATAAATCCCGTCACATCAATAAAAAGAAGCAGTCCAATTCTGTTGCGAATCAGACTGCTAATTGATGTACTAATTACTGTTTTGTTTGCTTTTCCATTTTTATGTAAGGGAGCAAAATCGTAAACGTCGTTCCTTCGCCAACCTTGCTGTCAACTGTGATTTCTCCTCCGTGCAAGGTGATAATTTGCTTAACGATGGCCAAGCCAAGCCCTGTTCCGTCTTTTTTTCGGGCCGAGTCGACACGGTAAAATCGATCGAAAATCTGAGGGAGGGCCTCCTCGGTTATCCCAATTCCGGTATCTTTAAAAATAAGCTTAATGCCAGATTCAGTTTGGGCTATACTAATCCAAATGCTGCCCCTATAAGAGTTATATTTTATCGCATTTGTCAGCAAATTGTCCCAGACGTTAACCATAAGCTCAGGATCAGCCTTGAAACGGACAGGGGGAAGTTTATAGGAGACCTCGATTTCCTTTTCCTCCAGCCGCCATTGATACCTGCGTATCGTTTCTTTGATTTGTTCATCCATTTTGACGTCCGAAAGCTTCATTGGATAGGCTTTTTGGTCAAGAGACGTTAAGAGCAAGAGCTGTTTCGTAAGATTTGAAAGTCGCTTTGATTCATGGTCGATAATTTGTACATATTCGCTGCGTTCCTTTTCGGGTAATTCTTGTATCTTTAGAAGTTCGGCATATCCTTGAATATTCATCAGCGGCGACTGAAAGTCATGAGATACATTGCTGATGAAGGATTTGCGGGCTTCGTCATTATGCTGTAATTGTCTTTGCATCGTGTTGAAGCTTTCTACCAGCTGGCCAATCTCATCCTTGCGCTCGATTTTTAAAGGGTAATTAAAGTTCTCGCGCGTAATCTCTTTGGTCGCTTCCGTTAACTTTGTAATCGGCCGGATGAGGTGTTTGGCAAACAAGATTACTCCGCTGATGCTGACAGCGGTAATTGCGACAAGAAACCCTAAGAGAATCATATGCATATCTGAAAAAAGCAGTTTGTTATTTGGACGCAGGAACAGGCCGTATTGCTGTCCATTCATGGTGATTGGAACGCCGACAGTATTTTTTAAGTCGTTTGAGAAATGTCCCATCAACAGAAGCTCATCGGAAAAATTATTCATTCCATGATAGATTTCTTTTTCTTCAAGCACCTTCATTGCTTCTTTTGG from Peribacillus asahii carries:
- a CDS encoding MFS transporter → MDNSTRPYYGWYIVLSASVIVLLTMGMRMGIGPFMEPVMVDLGLSRTTLSIIVAIGMIVYGIGMPLAGMLLKTFSTRFVMLTGLTVVCLSIVWTVNSTGSVSFLLSFGVFLSLGLAFLSNISLSPIVSKWFVRQRGKALFYLTTGGMAGIAIMTPVETWLIHLVGWQQTLLILGGVFICIVLPSAIFIMREDVPKEADGAGAAGNKGRQEALQILHGKMR
- a CDS encoding MFS transporter — encoded protein: MKTRAYWQIALGLFACGFGMNLLGSHGVPMLMDHHYEPMVASFGVGMIGIVAIFSSLFLAQLADRFPRKNILFLVYFVRGLGFLGLVLAATNWQLFFVAITGGLVWAGSIAMSTAILSDLYGVRLLGILNGWAFFIGHQIGAALGSFLGGWGYEVFGTHLFSFGIAGLLGIIASFASITLPQHLSFPKQLELDKQRALTK
- a CDS encoding CPBP family intramembrane glutamic endopeptidase produces the protein MLIVIAALFFLGITSISYQQGVFSSFVFMGLAILLFLNKEKRFITSLLLSFLIGFVIFMVSNNLIGTMTISKEIKIILNRLSLVFIIIGLVFNYLFFNKKVFWYNKKPDWKNPIVLPFHKINTFWFWMIGIVINAIIYLFFIVQKDVEYIQSLLLFCLFFSLINAVFEEVIWRGILLSALKEFTSTGYAIIVTSVGFGLLHLAIGFSIFLSLLISVAGVIYALITLKTNSIYPSIVFHIVINIGMVYSGFII
- a CDS encoding sensor histidine kinase, whose product is MKTLYRKFIVATLVILVISSTIGFTLANFVYATFTKEKIDRQNVAIAQEIASGLEKMHSSSSSFNSYLKSMGNLGYQIYLVNESGEEAYFGQPFTKKELPKEAMKVLEEKEIYHGMNNFSDELLLMGHFSNDLKNTVGVPITMNGQQYGLFLRPNNKLLFSDMHMILLGFLVAITAVSISGVILFAKHLIRPITKLTEATKEITRENFNYPLKIERKDEIGQLVESFNTMQRQLQHNDEARKSFISNVSHDFQSPLMNIQGYAELLKIQELPEKERSEYVQIIDHESKRLSNLTKQLLLLTSLDQKAYPMKLSDVKMDEQIKETIRRYQWRLEEKEIEVSYKLPPVRFKADPELMVNVWDNLLTNAIKYNSYRGSIWISIAQTESGIKLIFKDTGIGITEEALPQIFDRFYRVDSARKKDGTGLGLAIVKQIITLHGGEITVDSKVGEGTTFTILLPYIKMEKQTKQ